Proteins encoded together in one Shewanella oneidensis MR-1 window:
- a CDS encoding FimV/HubP family polar landmark protein, whose amino-acid sequence MSNVLKLLGLLALSYSFSCLAQVSHVSFNGPMFELGSHPKMRVNVVTDDQDMTRLEFVLRQSTREEKLMALPVNRFMLLLFGLENVTDPKARLLVREYRVDRWYEVKNLPLFENAGSGESSTLLAKTTVVKPIKASKTEANSLTANDKATAVKSTKNATEVNLVTAEKEVAPIVVAAASESAVVPRSSGFTFPGDKLEAEVSKPQASTTDKSTATAQATPDVNTRGSDKVGSSNVPETQTQKSMPEAASSADNNVVIAASSGGCTLDYHNETLWRISNRYAVEWQVSVYGAMLAIHDANPKAFFKNRINALKKDATLYCPSIEILARYPDAKAAKASFEDRETGK is encoded by the coding sequence ATGAGTAACGTATTAAAGTTACTAGGATTGTTAGCCTTAAGCTATAGTTTTTCCTGCTTAGCTCAAGTGTCTCATGTTAGCTTTAATGGACCTATGTTTGAGTTAGGGTCCCACCCTAAGATGCGCGTTAATGTGGTCACTGATGATCAGGATATGACGCGTTTGGAGTTTGTATTGCGTCAGTCAACGCGGGAAGAAAAGTTGATGGCGCTGCCAGTGAATCGTTTTATGTTGTTACTGTTCGGGTTGGAGAATGTGACAGATCCTAAAGCGCGATTGTTAGTTCGCGAATATCGAGTCGATCGGTGGTATGAGGTGAAAAACCTGCCACTGTTTGAGAATGCAGGCTCTGGCGAATCATCGACATTGCTAGCAAAGACAACGGTTGTTAAGCCGATAAAGGCCTCAAAGACGGAAGCTAATTCGCTGACTGCAAATGATAAAGCCACAGCTGTTAAATCAACCAAGAATGCGACCGAGGTTAATCTCGTGACCGCTGAAAAAGAAGTGGCGCCTATTGTTGTTGCCGCCGCTAGTGAATCGGCAGTGGTGCCTCGTTCCAGCGGATTTACCTTCCCAGGGGATAAGCTTGAAGCCGAGGTATCAAAGCCGCAGGCCTCTACAACAGATAAATCAACTGCCACAGCACAGGCAACGCCGGATGTGAATACTCGTGGATCTGATAAGGTTGGCTCGAGTAATGTGCCCGAAACTCAAACACAAAAATCTATGCCAGAAGCGGCATCATCAGCCGACAATAACGTTGTGATTGCGGCCAGCTCGGGGGGATGTACTCTGGATTATCATAACGAAACCCTATGGCGTATTTCCAATCGCTATGCTGTTGAATGGCAAGTGAGTGTGTATGGCGCGATGTTGGCAATTCATGATGCCAATCCTAAGGCATTCTTTAAGAACCGCATTAACGCTTTAAAGAAAGACGCGACTTTGTATTGTCCATCAATCGAGATACTCGCCCGCTATCCCGATGCAAAGGCTGCGAAGGCAAGTTTTGAGGATCGAGAAACTGGGAAATAG
- the rpmE gene encoding 50S ribosomal protein L31: protein MKPGIHPEYAEITANCTCGNVIKVNSTVGKDLHLDVCGACHPFYTGTQKVVDTGGRIDKFNKRFGMLGKK, encoded by the coding sequence ATGAAACCAGGTATCCACCCAGAATACGCAGAAATCACTGCAAACTGTACTTGTGGCAACGTAATTAAAGTGAACTCTACTGTAGGTAAAGACCTGCACTTAGACGTTTGTGGTGCATGTCACCCATTCTACACTGGTACACAAAAAGTTGTTGATACAGGCGGTCGTATCGACAAATTCAACAAGCGTTTCGGTATGCTTGGCAAGAAATAA
- the csrD gene encoding RNase E specificity factor CsrD, which produces MKFTRMLTTKLTSFWLMSLAAIAFVFLLCAMMSFVQLTYKFQQQKVAELETLLIEHYHTQPDWELESWLPPMLLAFNAVEFRLTMKSEVLFAYQGNVQTQNPMVYTHLLDPQSGLSMTLSLPQPFDHYSISWYELLILGVGLLAVIALVRFGHIWLSQQLDGIEELAQRSRLILQGKHEQALATPGNGKPRLINRALTKLLEELQDAHKERGRFDKFIRSNTFLDAQTRIGNRLFLNNRLDALSHDQGMVAHGVIYLLEMDDLDFIQQAKGEGAVKDLLHATVNGINSILQSLPNSIFARRTHNQFAIVVPHVSLIEADQLASKLLKVCLSQPLPDGVDNRDNFYHLGCAYFTAGDNVNQLLDEADMALRAAQLQGNSNWFMYDKGAIDEEFAKGSVRWRSFLENALVQRRFYPFSQPIMDSDGVEHHKEIFTRARDNQGALVRATLFIPMANKCGLMPQIERQMIERVLVLLGQEQHKGQVYSVNLSLDTLMSRAFTHWLKTTLLEYRHLTPQLIFEVSEDIVVQHQDKLQPKLDMISKMGARLCVDHVGQQVVGTYYIRECHFDMIKLHRSIVRHIHLRPENQLFIRSLIGGLYRTEVLVSAEGVEVFEEWQTLQILGVGMAQGMYFSDPVELQ; this is translated from the coding sequence ATGAAATTCACTCGAATGTTAACAACAAAATTAACCAGCTTTTGGTTGATGTCTTTGGCCGCTATCGCCTTTGTATTTTTACTTTGCGCCATGATGAGCTTTGTGCAGTTGACCTATAAGTTTCAGCAGCAGAAAGTGGCAGAGCTTGAAACCTTGCTGATAGAGCATTACCACACTCAGCCAGATTGGGAGTTAGAATCCTGGCTGCCTCCCATGTTGCTTGCCTTTAACGCCGTCGAATTTCGTTTAACCATGAAGAGCGAAGTGCTATTTGCCTATCAAGGCAATGTGCAAACTCAAAATCCCATGGTGTATACCCATTTGCTTGATCCTCAGTCGGGCCTCAGTATGACATTGAGTTTGCCGCAACCTTTCGACCATTACAGTATCAGTTGGTATGAGCTGCTCATTTTGGGCGTTGGCTTGCTGGCGGTTATCGCGCTGGTGCGTTTCGGGCATATATGGTTATCACAACAGTTGGATGGGATTGAGGAGCTTGCACAGCGTAGTCGATTGATTTTACAGGGTAAACATGAGCAAGCCCTCGCTACGCCCGGTAATGGCAAACCAAGGTTAATCAATCGAGCGCTGACCAAGCTGCTTGAGGAATTGCAGGATGCTCACAAAGAACGCGGTCGTTTCGATAAATTTATTCGTTCCAATACTTTTTTAGATGCACAAACCCGTATTGGTAATCGGTTGTTTTTAAATAACCGTCTTGATGCCTTGAGTCACGACCAAGGCATGGTCGCTCATGGGGTGATTTATCTGCTAGAAATGGATGACCTCGATTTTATACAACAGGCAAAAGGGGAGGGCGCTGTTAAAGATCTACTCCATGCGACGGTCAATGGCATTAACTCCATTTTGCAAAGTTTACCCAATAGCATATTTGCGCGACGTACCCACAATCAATTTGCGATTGTAGTGCCCCATGTCTCCCTGATTGAAGCCGACCAGCTCGCGAGCAAATTGCTGAAAGTCTGCTTGAGCCAACCTTTGCCCGATGGCGTTGACAATCGGGATAACTTTTACCATTTAGGCTGCGCTTACTTTACGGCGGGGGATAATGTTAATCAGCTGCTCGATGAAGCCGATATGGCGTTACGTGCAGCCCAATTACAAGGTAACAGTAATTGGTTTATGTATGATAAAGGTGCGATTGATGAAGAGTTTGCAAAGGGTTCGGTGCGTTGGCGCAGCTTCTTAGAGAATGCTTTAGTTCAGCGGCGTTTTTATCCCTTCAGTCAGCCGATTATGGATTCCGACGGGGTTGAGCACCATAAAGAGATCTTTACTCGGGCGAGGGATAATCAAGGAGCATTAGTGCGGGCGACGTTGTTTATCCCTATGGCTAATAAATGTGGTTTGATGCCGCAAATTGAGCGGCAAATGATTGAGCGTGTGTTGGTTTTGCTTGGGCAAGAACAGCATAAAGGCCAAGTCTACAGTGTGAATCTTAGCCTAGATACTTTGATGAGCCGCGCTTTTACGCATTGGCTTAAAACCACCTTGCTTGAATATCGCCATTTGACGCCTCAACTGATTTTTGAGGTATCTGAGGACATAGTGGTCCAGCATCAAGATAAACTGCAGCCTAAACTCGATATGATCAGTAAGATGGGGGCTCGCCTCTGTGTTGACCATGTAGGGCAACAGGTTGTTGGCACTTACTATATCCGAGAGTGTCATTTCGACATGATTAAATTGCACCGTTCTATCGTGCGACATATTCATTTGCGCCCTGAAAATCAATTATTTATTCGCAGTTTAATCGGTGGTTTATATCGTACTGAAGTGCTAGTGAGTGCTGAAGGCGTTGAAGTATTTGAAGAATGGCAAACCCTGCAAATCCTTGGGGTGGGGATGGCTCAGGGCATGTATTTTAGCGATCCCGTAGAGTTGCAATAG
- a CDS encoding malic enzyme-like NAD(P)-binding protein: MSDIRQQALDYHEFPVPGKTAVCLTKPAETSHDLALAYSPGVAEPVREIAANPENAYRYTNKGNTVAVISNGTAILGLGNLGPLASKPVMEGKALLFKHFANIDSTDIEVTHNTAQEFINTVAAIAGTFGGINLEDIKAPECFVIERELIARCNVPVFHDDQHGTAIVTAAGMINALEIQGKLISDAIFVCMGAGAAAIACMTMLVKCGANRANIYMLDTKGVIHSGRTDLNEYKALFANETDKRTLQDVIKGADVFLGLSGPNVIGAEEVAMMADKPVIFACSNPDPEIKPELAHATRSDLIMGTGRSDYPNQVNNVLCFPFIFRGALDVRASCINDEMKIAAVHAIAELAKEAVPASVLKAYPKVSSLSFGSEYVLPKPMDPRLLPRVARAVAKAAIDSGVATITTLPKYAD, translated from the coding sequence ATGTCAGATATTCGTCAACAAGCACTCGATTATCATGAATTCCCCGTTCCCGGTAAAACTGCAGTATGCCTCACTAAACCCGCTGAAACGAGCCACGATCTCGCACTAGCCTACAGTCCTGGTGTGGCCGAGCCTGTCCGTGAAATTGCCGCTAATCCTGAAAATGCATATCGCTATACAAATAAAGGTAACACTGTAGCCGTTATCTCTAACGGTACTGCGATTCTGGGCTTAGGCAACCTAGGCCCATTGGCTTCAAAACCTGTGATGGAGGGTAAGGCGCTGTTGTTTAAACACTTTGCTAATATCGACTCGACCGATATTGAAGTGACTCACAACACTGCGCAAGAGTTTATTAACACAGTTGCGGCCATTGCTGGCACATTTGGTGGGATTAACCTTGAAGATATTAAAGCGCCAGAATGCTTTGTTATCGAACGTGAGTTAATTGCGCGTTGTAATGTGCCTGTGTTTCACGATGACCAGCATGGTACGGCGATCGTAACCGCTGCTGGCATGATTAACGCCTTAGAAATTCAAGGTAAACTGATTAGCGATGCGATCTTTGTGTGTATGGGCGCTGGCGCAGCGGCTATCGCCTGTATGACCATGTTAGTGAAGTGTGGCGCCAACCGTGCCAACATCTACATGCTAGACACCAAAGGTGTTATCCATTCGGGGCGTACTGATCTGAATGAATATAAAGCCTTATTTGCGAATGAGACTGACAAGCGTACCTTGCAAGATGTGATTAAAGGCGCCGACGTTTTCTTAGGTTTATCTGGTCCTAATGTGATTGGTGCCGAAGAAGTAGCCATGATGGCGGATAAACCGGTGATTTTTGCTTGCTCAAACCCAGATCCTGAGATCAAGCCAGAGCTTGCCCATGCTACTCGTAGCGATCTGATTATGGGAACTGGCCGCAGCGACTATCCAAACCAAGTAAATAACGTGCTGTGTTTCCCGTTTATTTTCCGCGGCGCATTAGATGTGCGCGCATCTTGTATTAACGATGAGATGAAGATTGCCGCAGTGCATGCCATTGCCGAATTAGCGAAAGAAGCGGTACCTGCAAGTGTCCTTAAAGCGTATCCAAAGGTGAGTTCATTAAGTTTTGGCTCTGAATATGTGTTGCCAAAACCCATGGACCCACGTTTATTACCTCGTGTGGCCCGTGCTGTGGCAAAGGCGGCCATTGATTCGGGTGTTGCGACAATTACCACTTTGCCCAAATATGCGGATTAA